AGGAATGAGATTTAAGAAGTATGTCGAAAAATCTCTATGGGTTCAGGAATTGAAATTATTTTTTAGAAAATCTGAAGATTTTATTCGATTTAACCCGATAGGTCCATTTGGTTCTTATGAGAACCTTAGAAATGTAAATACCCTTGGTGCAGAATATGCACTTCAATATACCTACGATGAGTGGATTCAATTCCAGTTGAATGGAACCTATCAACATATTACGGATCAATCCGAATTTGATGAAGGATTACCAAATGCGAACTATCAAAGTAGAATTCCCAATATCCCTTATTTGTTTGGGAATACAAGAATTGGAGTAAGTCCATTTAAATCATGGACACATCGAAAAATCACTTTTTATTATGGAATTAATTATGTCCATGAGTTTTATCTCACCTGGAAGAACTCGGGAAACAGTGCGGATAAAAATATTATTCCAAGACAACTCACACATAATGTGGATATAGAATATGCAATGAAAGATGGAATGTATAATTTGTCTTTAAACGTAAGCAATTTGACGGATGCTTTAGTCTATGACAATTTTAATATTCAAAAGCCTGGACGTGCAGTATATCTAAAGTTCCGAATGTTTTTAGCAAAGAAATAAATCAAAATAAATACAAATAATAATGAGTGATTTAAGACAATGGGCAATTATTGGTGCCGTGATTATTTTAGGATTTTCTTCATGTAAGAAAGATGACGAGCAACCACCTTCGGCTCAGCCTTCATCAGGAATAACAATGTCATTAAAGACAACCGGGGGAGATGAAACAGAGTTTATTGTAAATTCTGATGAAGTGATGACAAAGGACATTACAGCCGTTGGAAATGGTATTGAACAAACCGGATGGAGATTTTATTATCCGGTAGGTAAAACGTTATTCGCATCTGGTTATAGTAATGATAATCAATGTGCAGGATACGCAGATAATGGAAAAGGTGTAGTGGCGAAAAAAGGGGAGTTCATTTTTGAGAATTCATTAGAAATGTTCGGTCATTCTGATGATGATCAAACATTCCTGGCTATGGAAATTCCACGTGCCGGATTTGCCAACAGAAGATTACACTTTATTGATGTAAACTCTGTTTTTGTAAAGAAGATTGTGGGTACAAAAATTTGGGAAAGTACCTCGGATTCATTGGTGGCATGGCCAACAGCTATTGAAGTAAGAGGAGATAAAATGTTTATACCTTTTCATAAAATGGATGCAAAAGGATGGTTTACGACTCCAAGTCCGGATTCAGCATTTATCGCAATTTATGACTATCCAAACGTTGGGGCTGCACCTGTGAAAATTATTAGTGATGCAAGAACATCAAATATTGGTGTAAATGGTGCTACTACAGGTTTAATTGAAACTGAAAATGGTGATCTGTATTCATTCTCTTGTGGCGCTGAAATGGCAGGATTCGCTCCAAAATCAACAAAGCCTTCAGGAATCTTAAGAATTAAAAGTGGATCGACCGATTTTGATGCATCTTACTTTTTTGATGTAGAAGCAGCAACTAACGGTGGGAAATTATTCTGGTTTGATTACGTAGGAGGTAATAAAGCAATTGCCAGAATTTTGATGGATGATAATGGAGGTCCATGGGAAGCTTACGCGAGAAATGTATTTAATCAGAAATTAGTGATTATTGATTTAGTAAGTCAAACCATCACTGATGTGGCTAATGTACCATTACATGCAAAACGTTATTCTTCACCGGTATTGGTAGAAGATGGGAAAACATTTGTAAGTATTGAAACTGCTGCTGATGCATATGTTTATGAAATAGACATTGAAAATGCTACGGGCGAAAAAGGAGCCAAAATTGTTGGTAAAACAATCAAAGGATTTTATAAACTTTAACCACCCTCTGTTGTGTAGTAATGAGGTTCTGTAATCAGGACCTCATTTTTTATTTGGCATATGAATAATTGGATCAGTAGAAATAGAAAACAAATTTTACAAGTACATAAGATACTGGGATTGGTAACAGGAATAGTTGTATTTATTGTATCGATTACCGGGTGTTTATGGGTATTTCAAGAAGAAATAAAAGACCTGACAACAGAAAAAATGGTTATTGAGCCCAATGATAATCCGATTTTAACTGCGACTCAGGCTAAAATGATTGCGCAGGAAACGATTCCTGATAAATCTATTCACGGTGTGTTATATTCTGTTGAAAATGATCCAATAGAAGTTATTTTTTACGAAGCAGAACCCGAATTTTATCAAAGTGTATTTATCCATCCATATAGTTATGAAGTACTACGAGTGGAGGATCATAAATCTGGTTTTTTAGCATTTGTATTGGAAGGGCATATGCGTTTGTGGTTGCCCAAAGCTATTGGTGCCAGATTGGTGCAGTACTCCGTATTATTATTTCTAATTATATTGATAAGTGGTTTGTTCTTGTGGTGGCCAAAGAATAAAAAAGTACTCAAAAAACGTTTGAAATTTGATTGGAAAGAGACCACCAAATGGAGACGGAAGAATTTTGATTTACATTCAGTTGTTGGGTTTTATGTAGGTTCATTGGCATTTGTTTTAGCATTTACTGGATGTGTAATGGCTTTTGACTGGTTTTATTATATCACATATAAAACGACCGGAGGAAGTAAAGACCCTAGATTTGTAATTCCCAACAATAATGTAATAGATGAGAGTAAAACGTATCAGGTAACTTTGGACGACCTGGTTCCAAGATTGAAAAAAGAATATCCGGAAGCAATAAGTTTTGAATTACATTATCCACATAGTGATACTACTTGTGTTTATGTGGAAACAACATATAATCAGGGAATTCATTACAATGTAGATTATCTCTTTTTTGATCAAAATACGCTTGAAGAAATAGAAACGCCTAGTATTTATGGAAAATATCAGAATGCAGGTTTTGCAGATTCCATTATTAGAATGAACTACGATATCCATGTGGGAGAAATAGGAGGAATCTGGGGAAAGATCATTGCATTTCTGGCCAGTTTAATAACAGCTACTTTACCTGTGAGTGGGACCTTATTGTGGTATGGGAAGAAGAAGAAATAAGCGTGAATATATTTTAATAGTTTTTTAATAGTGTTGATTTGAAGGGCTTACATTTGTGACATACAAAAGCCAATGAATCATAAACTTTTATCTTCTCCTTTACAGGGATTTACAGATTATAGATTTCGGAATGCGTTC
This genomic interval from bacterium SCSIO 12643 contains the following:
- a CDS encoding DUF4374 domain-containing protein, which encodes MSDLRQWAIIGAVIILGFSSCKKDDEQPPSAQPSSGITMSLKTTGGDETEFIVNSDEVMTKDITAVGNGIEQTGWRFYYPVGKTLFASGYSNDNQCAGYADNGKGVVAKKGEFIFENSLEMFGHSDDDQTFLAMEIPRAGFANRRLHFIDVNSVFVKKIVGTKIWESTSDSLVAWPTAIEVRGDKMFIPFHKMDAKGWFTTPSPDSAFIAIYDYPNVGAAPVKIISDARTSNIGVNGATTGLIETENGDLYSFSCGAEMAGFAPKSTKPSGILRIKSGSTDFDASYFFDVEAATNGGKLFWFDYVGGNKAIARILMDDNGGPWEAYARNVFNQKLVIIDLVSQTITDVANVPLHAKRYSSPVLVEDGKTFVSIETAADAYVYEIDIENATGEKGAKIVGKTIKGFYKL
- a CDS encoding PepSY domain-containing protein, which produces MNNWISRNRKQILQVHKILGLVTGIVVFIVSITGCLWVFQEEIKDLTTEKMVIEPNDNPILTATQAKMIAQETIPDKSIHGVLYSVENDPIEVIFYEAEPEFYQSVFIHPYSYEVLRVEDHKSGFLAFVLEGHMRLWLPKAIGARLVQYSVLLFLIILISGLFLWWPKNKKVLKKRLKFDWKETTKWRRKNFDLHSVVGFYVGSLAFVLAFTGCVMAFDWFYYITYKTTGGSKDPRFVIPNNNVIDESKTYQVTLDDLVPRLKKEYPEAISFELHYPHSDTTCVYVETTYNQGIHYNVDYLFFDQNTLEEIETPSIYGKYQNAGFADSIIRMNYDIHVGEIGGIWGKIIAFLASLITATLPVSGTLLWYGKKKK